A section of the Candidatus Eisenbacteria bacterium genome encodes:
- a CDS encoding sugar transferase, whose product MARETGAGRVYPAVKRGSDFFAASVSLLLFSPLFLIIALLVKIDSPGPVFFRQTRIGKSGKPFRFFKFRSMIRDAERHKAALRDLNEAEEPLFKIRRDPRVTAVGYFLRRTSLDELPQMINVLKGDMSLVGPRPHLPEEVSRYRESDRERLKVVPGITCLWQATNRRSTQFHEWIDSDIEYVRKRSLWLDLKILWKTLIIVISLKEAS is encoded by the coding sequence ATGGCTCGCGAGACAGGGGCGGGGCGCGTCTACCCCGCGGTGAAGCGAGGCTCGGACTTTTTCGCGGCGTCGGTCTCCCTTCTCCTCTTCTCGCCCCTCTTCCTCATCATCGCCCTCCTCGTCAAGATCGATTCCCCCGGCCCTGTCTTCTTCCGCCAAACCCGCATCGGAAAGAGCGGAAAACCCTTCAGGTTTTTCAAGTTCCGGTCGATGATTCGAGATGCGGAGCGCCACAAGGCGGCGCTCCGCGATCTGAACGAAGCGGAGGAGCCGCTCTTCAAGATCCGGAGGGATCCGCGCGTGACCGCGGTGGGGTACTTCCTTCGAAGGACGAGCCTGGACGAGCTCCCCCAGATGATCAACGTGTTGAAGGGGGACATGAGCTTGGTCGGACCTCGCCCGCATCTCCCGGAGGAGGTCTCCCGCTACCGGGAATCCGATCGCGAGCGCCTCAAGGTCGTGCCGGGGATCACGTGCCTCTGGCAGGCGACGAACCGCCGCTCCACGCAGTTCCACGAGTGGATCGACTCGGACATCGAGTACGTGAGAAAGCGATCTCTCTGGCTCGACTTGAAGATCCTCTGGAAAACGCTGATCATCGTGATCTCGTTGAAGGAGGCTTCGTGA
- a CDS encoding dTDP-4-dehydrorhamnose 3,5-epimerase family protein, translating into MSVPSVRLSTVKSHAVIRGGQPDEKGLIRGVVVRPLNVLPDDRGHFAEILRASEPIAAGFEVRQASLTRTRAGVIKAFHYHERQDDIFCPIAGTARIVLVDFREGSETRGFANSIFAGALYPKAVRIPAGVAHGYEVLPGDDLLLVYFTNREYDADDEHRAPHDDPRIGFSEWGIRNR; encoded by the coding sequence ATGAGCGTTCCGAGCGTTCGGTTGTCGACCGTCAAGAGCCACGCGGTGATTCGGGGGGGGCAGCCGGACGAGAAGGGGCTGATCCGGGGGGTCGTGGTGCGGCCCCTCAACGTCCTTCCCGACGACCGGGGCCATTTCGCGGAGATCCTGCGAGCGAGCGAACCGATCGCCGCGGGCTTCGAAGTCCGTCAAGCCTCGCTCACGCGGACGCGCGCGGGGGTGATCAAGGCGTTCCATTACCACGAGCGGCAGGATGACATCTTCTGCCCCATCGCCGGCACCGCCAGGATCGTGCTCGTCGACTTCCGGGAGGGATCGGAGACGCGCGGCTTCGCGAACTCGATCTTCGCGGGCGCGCTCTATCCGAAGGCGGTTCGCATCCCAGCAGGGGTCGCGCACGGGTACGAGGTCCTTCCGGGGGACGATCTCCTTCTCGTCTATTTTACGAACCGAGAATACGATGCGGACGACGAGCATCGAGCCCCTCACGACGACCCGAGGATCGGTTTCTCCGAGTGGGGGATCCGAAACCGGTAG
- a CDS encoding NTP transferase domain-containing protein codes for MKGIVLAGGLGTRLYPLTKITNKHLLPVYDKPMIYFPIRTLVRAGITDILIVTGGNHSGDFLTLLGNGKEFGLQHLNYTYQEGEGGIAEALGLAEYFAAGEKICVILGDNIIEKSIARAVEAFRRQPKGARILLKEVPDPERFGVPVIEEERIVRIVEKPKDPPSRYAVTGIYMYDDKVFDIIRGLKPSGRGELEITDVNNAYIETGDLAWDVLEGWWTDAGTFPSLFRASELVRRTGADKNE; via the coding sequence ATGAAAGGGATTGTCCTCGCGGGCGGCCTCGGGACGAGGCTCTATCCCCTCACGAAGATTACGAACAAGCATCTCCTTCCCGTCTACGACAAGCCCATGATCTACTTCCCGATTCGGACGCTGGTCCGCGCGGGGATCACCGACATTCTCATCGTAACCGGTGGAAACCACTCGGGCGACTTCCTCACGCTTCTTGGAAACGGCAAGGAGTTTGGTCTTCAACATTTGAACTATACGTATCAGGAGGGGGAAGGCGGGATCGCGGAGGCGCTCGGTCTCGCTGAGTACTTCGCCGCCGGGGAGAAGATCTGCGTGATCCTCGGCGACAACATCATCGAGAAATCGATCGCTCGGGCGGTGGAAGCCTTCCGGAGGCAGCCGAAAGGGGCGCGGATCCTCCTCAAGGAGGTGCCGGACCCGGAGCGGTTCGGCGTCCCGGTGATTGAGGAGGAACGGATCGTCCGGATCGTCGAGAAGCCGAAGGATCCACCGTCGCGCTACGCGGTGACGGGGATCTACATGTACGACGATAAGGTTTTCGACATCATCCGCGGGCTCAAGCCGTCGGGGCGCGGAGAGCTCGAGATCACCGACGTGAACAACGCGTACATCGAGACGGGGGATCTCGCGTGGGATGTGCTGGAGGGATGGTGGACCGACGCGGGGACCTTCCCCTCCCTCTTTCGCGCGAGCGAGCTCGTGCGCCGGACGGGGGCGGACAAGAACGAATGA
- the rfbB gene encoding dTDP-glucose 4,6-dehydratase, translating into MRILVTGGLGFIGSNFVHFMLREHPEVAIVNLDKMTDVANPANVEGLEGDPRYRFVRGDVADPAAVAAVLDGIDAVVHFAAESHVDRSIKDPGSFFRTNVEGTLVLVEQATRRKVRRFLHISTDEVYGSLGASGSFQEGSPLRPNSPYAASKAAADLLLRAWAKTYGAPVVITRSSNNYGPYQFPEKLIPLMILRALEDGTLPVYGDGSNVRDWIHVEDHCRALDLVLREGRLGEVYNIGSRSEMPNIEIVRTILRLLEKPESLIRFIEDRPGHDFRYAIDPGKIESELGWRPERTVGEGLAETVAWYLSHREWWDEIRNRPSWRRYFSAMYDRRLADGKPLQ; encoded by the coding sequence GTGAGAATCCTCGTCACCGGCGGGCTCGGCTTCATCGGGTCGAACTTCGTTCACTTCATGCTCAGGGAACATCCCGAGGTTGCGATCGTCAACCTCGACAAGATGACCGACGTGGCGAACCCGGCGAACGTAGAGGGTCTCGAAGGGGACCCGCGCTACCGGTTCGTGCGAGGGGATGTGGCCGACCCGGCCGCGGTCGCCGCCGTCCTCGATGGAATCGACGCGGTCGTCCACTTCGCCGCGGAGTCGCACGTCGATCGGAGCATCAAGGACCCCGGCTCCTTCTTCCGCACGAACGTGGAGGGGACGCTCGTTCTCGTCGAACAGGCGACCCGCCGCAAAGTCCGCCGATTTCTTCACATATCGACGGATGAGGTTTATGGTTCGCTCGGCGCCTCGGGGAGCTTCCAGGAGGGTTCCCCTCTCCGCCCGAACAGCCCGTACGCGGCGAGCAAGGCGGCGGCGGATCTTCTTCTCAGGGCGTGGGCGAAGACTTACGGCGCGCCGGTCGTGATCACCCGCTCGTCGAACAACTACGGGCCGTATCAGTTCCCGGAGAAGCTGATCCCCCTCATGATCCTCCGCGCGCTCGAGGACGGGACTCTCCCCGTCTACGGCGACGGGTCCAACGTGCGCGATTGGATCCACGTCGAGGACCACTGCCGCGCGCTCGACCTGGTCCTTCGCGAGGGTCGCCTCGGCGAGGTGTACAACATCGGCTCCAGGAGCGAGATGCCGAACATCGAGATCGTGCGGACGATCCTTCGTCTTCTCGAGAAGCCGGAGTCGTTGATCCGATTCATCGAGGATCGGCCCGGGCACGACTTCCGCTACGCGATCGACCCGGGAAAGATCGAGAGCGAGCTCGGATGGAGGCCGGAGCGAACGGTCGGCGAAGGCCTCGCCGAGACGGTCGCGTGGTACCTCTCCCATCGCGAGTGGTGGGACGAGATCCGGAATCGCCCCTCCTGGCGCCGCTACTTCTCCGCGATGTACGACCGCCGCCTCGCCGACGGCAAACCGCTGCAGTAG
- a CDS encoding DUF3108 domain-containing protein, which translates to MRASRGNALLRIVSAALALSFFAAGAAASEKPFGLGETLTFAIEYGFIRAGTAELRVSRGEREDEWVLSSRAWTNSFFDHFFKVRDEVRSTVDANTLESLRFEKRLQEGKFRDTEIVVYDRERDLAVYADGKEIPLLPGARDILASFYSLRRQRLRIGEQVPLVYHSSKKNWSIHVDVGAVETVKVPAGTFRCFVIEPNLKSVGVFRQTGRLRIWITADERRMPVKLESKVVFGAFEAVLTEYQ; encoded by the coding sequence GTGCGTGCATCTCGGGGGAACGCGCTTCTTCGGATCGTCTCGGCGGCGCTCGCGCTTTCGTTCTTCGCGGCGGGCGCCGCTGCGTCGGAGAAGCCGTTTGGTCTCGGCGAGACGCTCACCTTCGCGATCGAGTACGGGTTCATCCGGGCCGGGACCGCCGAGCTCCGGGTGAGCCGAGGAGAGAGAGAGGACGAGTGGGTGCTCTCCTCGCGCGCGTGGACGAACTCCTTCTTCGACCACTTCTTCAAGGTGCGGGACGAGGTTCGTTCTACCGTCGACGCGAACACGCTGGAGAGCCTCCGCTTCGAGAAGCGGCTCCAAGAGGGGAAGTTTCGCGACACGGAGATCGTCGTGTACGATCGGGAGAGGGATCTCGCCGTTTATGCTGACGGCAAGGAGATTCCCCTCCTTCCGGGGGCGCGCGACATTCTCGCTTCGTTCTATTCTCTTCGCCGGCAGCGGCTTCGGATCGGGGAGCAGGTCCCGCTCGTTTATCACTCAAGTAAAAAGAACTGGTCGATCCACGTGGATGTCGGGGCGGTCGAGACGGTCAAGGTTCCGGCGGGAACCTTCCGCTGCTTCGTCATCGAGCCGAACCTGAAGAGCGTGGGGGTCTTCCGCCAAACCGGCCGGCTCCGCATCTGGATCACGGCGGACGAGCGGCGCATGCCGGTGAAGCTCGAGAGCAAGGTCGTGTTCGGCGCGTTCGAGGCGGTCCTGACCGAGTATCAATAG
- a CDS encoding glycosyltransferase family 9 protein: MIRWGRLGDVLLAAAATRELRRAFPGARIDFAVKESYREAADLLPGVDRVTALGGGIAGLFRYRRPRGERYGLVVDLHGGVRSRALAVLLFPAKVALYPRLALSRRMLVRWKRGKGRAFPPVWRRYLAALERIGLAVREEPPRLRTIDTGGARGGEGAIAFAPGAGRATKRWPASSFASAMRVIASSAGRPVLLLGSEAERGMLEAIARESGTGARVLAGASLAEIAASLRRAALLVTNDSGLLHLANGVGTPVVAIFGPTTPELGFGPAGERDQVVSVDLPCRPCSLHGTEICPLPDRSHVCMTRVSPEEVARAALHILRDSERRPGVP; the protein is encoded by the coding sequence GTGATCCGTTGGGGCCGGCTGGGGGACGTGCTCCTCGCCGCGGCGGCCACGCGGGAGCTCCGGCGGGCGTTCCCCGGCGCGCGGATCGATTTCGCCGTCAAGGAATCGTACCGGGAGGCGGCCGATCTCCTCCCCGGGGTCGATCGCGTGACGGCGCTCGGCGGCGGGATCGCCGGACTCTTTCGCTATCGAAGACCGAGAGGTGAACGATACGGCCTCGTGGTGGATCTTCACGGCGGGGTTCGGAGCCGGGCGCTCGCTGTTCTTCTCTTTCCCGCGAAGGTCGCGCTCTACCCGAGGCTTGCTCTCTCGCGCCGAATGCTCGTCCGCTGGAAGAGGGGGAAGGGGCGCGCGTTCCCGCCGGTCTGGCGCCGCTATCTCGCCGCGCTCGAGAGGATCGGGCTCGCCGTGCGCGAGGAGCCGCCGAGGCTCCGAACGATCGACACGGGCGGCGCGAGGGGAGGAGAGGGGGCGATCGCCTTCGCGCCCGGCGCCGGGCGGGCGACCAAGAGGTGGCCCGCGTCTTCGTTCGCCTCGGCGATGCGAGTGATCGCCTCCAGCGCCGGCCGACCGGTTCTTCTTCTCGGTTCCGAGGCGGAGCGAGGAATGCTCGAGGCGATCGCGCGCGAGTCGGGAACGGGCGCGCGCGTTCTCGCCGGAGCATCGCTCGCCGAGATCGCGGCGAGTCTTCGACGCGCGGCGCTCCTCGTCACGAACGACTCGGGGCTCCTCCACCTCGCGAACGGGGTCGGCACGCCGGTCGTCGCGATCTTCGGGCCGACGACGCCGGAACTCGGGTTCGGTCCGGCGGGTGAGAGGGACCAGGTGGTGTCGGTCGATCTCCCGTGCCGTCCCTGTTCGCTTCACGGCACCGAGATCTGTCCGCTCCCCGATCGAAGCCATGTCTGCATGACGCGCGTTTCTCCCGAGGAGGTCGCGCGCGCCGCTCTGCACATCCTCCGTGACTCGGAGCGGCGGCCCGGGGTACCATGA